From a single Dermacentor albipictus isolate Rhodes 1998 colony unplaced genomic scaffold, USDA_Dalb.pri_finalv2 scaffold_35, whole genome shotgun sequence genomic region:
- the LOC135897229 gene encoding uncharacterized protein isoform X2, translated as MTPNNAIRALALLVMFVGIVSSFSEWCGADNDSRLEQLIETALLDIPREHTSEIQAGTSHQSPLGFEGYKVTGLNQLRRRGPLQTYCGNGSQVIHFDLASEEPILCSFHWTAGGNGSLDLAAHGVRVKTHLKFVQGIATEGSVTAGKIIDEQEEPVTTSLRAARVTLHIDDTSGDRTKALAGFLRHLALASIKDSWEGVFVPRLVRALKEP; from the exons ATGACGCCGAATAATGCTATACGGGCGTTGGCACTCCTTGTCATGTTCGTTGGGATCGTCAGCAGTTTTTCAG AATGGTGCGGGGCCGACAACGACAGTCGCCTGGAGCAGCTCATCGAAACAGCGCTGCTCGATATCCCGCGAGAGCATACGTCTGAAATACAGGCAGGGACCTCGCATCAATCTCCCCTGGGATTCGAAGGATACAAAGTAACCGGATTGAATCAGCTGCGTCGTCGGGGACCTCTGCAGACCTATTGCGGGAATGGAAGTCAG GTCATCCACTTTGACCTGGCTTCCGAAGAGCCAATCTTGTGCTCGTTCCACTGGACGGCTGGTGGCAACGGCTCCCTCGACCTCGCAGCTCACGGCGTGCGGGTGAAGACTCACCTGAAGTTTGTGCAGGGGATTGCTACTGAGGGCAGCGTTACGGCTGGGAAAATTATCGATGAGCAAGAAGAACCGGTGACCACTTCGCTGCGTGCAGCCCGAGTCACCCTGCACATTGACGACACCAGCGGAGATAGGACGAAGGCCTTGGCAGGATTTCTGCGACATCTTGCACTCGCTTCTATCAAGGATTCCTGGGAAGGCGTCTTTGTACCGAGGCTCGTGCGTGCTCTCAAAGAACCGTGA
- the LOC135897229 gene encoding uncharacterized protein isoform X1 — MKPRPSRFQEIPTPGNSSLKYDAHSRSVDNPEQWYEVKKTKIDRDHSTKMTPNNAIRALALLVMFVGIVSSFSEWCGADNDSRLEQLIETALLDIPREHTSEIQAGTSHQSPLGFEGYKVTGLNQLRRRGPLQTYCGNGSQVIHFDLASEEPILCSFHWTAGGNGSLDLAAHGVRVKTHLKFVQGIATEGSVTAGKIIDEQEEPVTTSLRAARVTLHIDDTSGDRTKALAGFLRHLALASIKDSWEGVFVPRLVRALKEP, encoded by the exons ATGAAACCAAGGCCTTCTCGCTTTCAAGAAATTCCCACACCCGGCAACAGTTCACTTAAATATGACGCACACAGTCGCTCAGTCGACAATCCGGAGCAGTGGTACGAAGTGAAAAAGACAAAG ATAGACCGAGATCACTCTACCAAAATGACGCCGAATAATGCTATACGGGCGTTGGCACTCCTTGTCATGTTCGTTGGGATCGTCAGCAGTTTTTCAG AATGGTGCGGGGCCGACAACGACAGTCGCCTGGAGCAGCTCATCGAAACAGCGCTGCTCGATATCCCGCGAGAGCATACGTCTGAAATACAGGCAGGGACCTCGCATCAATCTCCCCTGGGATTCGAAGGATACAAAGTAACCGGATTGAATCAGCTGCGTCGTCGGGGACCTCTGCAGACCTATTGCGGGAATGGAAGTCAG GTCATCCACTTTGACCTGGCTTCCGAAGAGCCAATCTTGTGCTCGTTCCACTGGACGGCTGGTGGCAACGGCTCCCTCGACCTCGCAGCTCACGGCGTGCGGGTGAAGACTCACCTGAAGTTTGTGCAGGGGATTGCTACTGAGGGCAGCGTTACGGCTGGGAAAATTATCGATGAGCAAGAAGAACCGGTGACCACTTCGCTGCGTGCAGCCCGAGTCACCCTGCACATTGACGACACCAGCGGAGATAGGACGAAGGCCTTGGCAGGATTTCTGCGACATCTTGCACTCGCTTCTATCAAGGATTCCTGGGAAGGCGTCTTTGTACCGAGGCTCGTGCGTGCTCTCAAAGAACCGTGA
- the LOC135897251 gene encoding uncharacterized protein — translation MEREFTFISAVLLATAGTTSAVAGARCHFSDVDLDALVSDMLDKMPEEWAMQPGFTKTLIPGVEIGGANVTGLHLLRRYGPLLPYCDNGTRMIHFDLVNRGGGIQISFPWQLFCSGNGGIVGLAVGFTRITVPLRIDGSGTDAKLSLEGPVTPVAIEGIHLRLTGAGTQLEEAFAMIGKLAPTHQREEWNRLFFTTMYDVFGKTLD, via the exons ATGGAGCGTGAATTCACCTTTATTTCTGCTGTCCTCCTCGCCACAGCAGGAACAACATCCGCTGTGGCTG GAGCCCGTTGCCACTTCTCCGACGTGGATCTAGATGCCCTCGTTTCCGACATGCTGGACAAGATGCCCGAGGAGTGGGCGATGCAACCAGGTTTTACAAAGACACTCATTCCGGGAGTCGAGATTGGCGGCGCCAACGTCACAGGATTGCACCTTCTGCGGCGCTACGGACCACTGCTACCTTACTGTGACAACGGGACCCGAATGATTCATTTCGATCTCGTTAACCGGGGAGGAGGCATTCAGATCTCGTTTCCGTGGCAATTATTTTGCTCGGGTAATGGTGGTATTGTTGGACTGGCGGTAGGTTTTACGAGAATCACGGTCCCCCTTCGGATTGACGGATCGGGGACCGATGCCAAGCTCTCGTTGGAAGGTCCCGTGACTCCTGTGGCCATCGAAGGCATTCACCTCAGGCTCACCGGCGCAGGAACCCAGTTGGAGGAAGCCTTTGCCATGATTGGCAAGCTCGCACCAACGCACCAACGTGAAGAGTGGAACCGCTTGTTTTTCACTACCATGTATGATGTTTTCGGAAAGACTCTGGATTAA